Proteins encoded by one window of Nicotiana tabacum cultivar K326 chromosome 10, ASM71507v2, whole genome shotgun sequence:
- the LOC107801004 gene encoding protein NODULATION SIGNALING PATHWAY 2-like, translated as MMQSELLHTETEFCAIQIDQDSSGIAFSDLTSLFPDDVFTDLSMDDLEFDDFCKWLNDSESEEENGNMNISISCEMQKDGNLWSPAISGASRNSAISLVIPGNSKELDTQISLHHLLAAYGEAIENGHKELAEVIIRSIKGKINPLGESLERVASNLFLQIEDQEDYLKQESSKNLEVAFKVFYQIFPIGKFAHFAANSAIMESIPDDVETIHIVDFDMGEGIQWPPIIEAMCQRRKAMKLTSIKKTKEESTSDQWRFEDIKRRLLDYAKPFGLRLQIEEMTVEELASEMRRMKKRGNGNEWLVFNCMFKLPHMGKTRCRIHALEFLKLAKEMLLANSSTHRGLVTFGDGEAMDNSHNTNTFSTFFNKNLIYYQSIFESLELYFPAYLAEARLAMESLFLAPQVCSFSWFQNWEEIRNTCYSCGEIGLQGKRISKENLLQAKELVNERETPLKVRIEEQRQHEMVLEWKGTQLVSVSTWTRILSL; from the coding sequence ATGATGCAATCAGAGCTTCTTCATACTGAAACTGAATTTTGTGCTATCCAAATTGATCAAGACTCCTCTGGGATTGCCTTCTCAGActtgacgtccctttttcctgatGATGTTTTTACTGATCTTTCAATGGATGATTTGGAGTTTGATGATTTCTGCaaatggttaaatgatagtgaAAGTGAAGAAGAAAATGGAAATATGAATATCTCAATCTCTTGTGAGATGCAAAAGGATGGAAATTTATGGAGTCCTGCTATTTCAGGAGCATCAAGAAATAGTGCCATTTCACTTGTAATTCCAGGAAATAGTAAAGAATTGGATACTCAAATAAGCCTTCATCATTTATTAGCAGCATATGGAGAGGCCATAGAAAATGGTCATAAGGAACTAGCAGAAGTGATCATAAGAAGCATAAAGGGAAAAATAAATCCTTTAGGCGAATCGTTGGAACGCGTTGCATCCAATTTGTTCTTGCAGATAGAGGATCAAGAAGATTACTTAAAACAAGAATCAAGCAAGAATCTTGAAGTAGCATTTAAGGTTTTCTACCAGATTTTCCCAATAGGAAAATTTGCTCATTTTGCTGCTAACTCAGCAATAATGGAATCCATTCCAGATGATGTAGAAACTATTCACATAGTGGATTTTGATATGGGAGAAGGGATTCAATGGCCTCCAATTATTGAAGCCATGTGTCAAAGAAGAAAGGCTATGAAATTAACATCcataaagaaaacaaaggaagaaTCAACCAGTGATCAGTGGAGATTTGAGGATATAAAAAGAAGACTTCTTGATTATGCAAAGCCCTTTGGCCTAAGATTACAAATTGAGGAGATGACAGTTGAAGAGTTGGCAAGTGAAAtgagaagaatgaaaaaaaggGGAAATGGGAATGAATGGTTGGTTTTCAATTGTATGTTTAAACTCCCACACATGGGAAAAACAAGATGCAGAATCCATGCCTTGGAATTTCTAAAACTAGCTAAGGAAATGTTATTAGCCAATTCTTCAACTCATAGAGGACTTGTCACTTTTGGTGATGGAGAAGCAATGGACAATAGTCACAATACTAATACTTTTTCTACATTCTTCAACAAGAATTTGATATATTACCAGTCGATTTTCGAGTCGTTGGAGTTGTATTTTCCAGCTTATCTTGCAGAAGCAAGACTTGCCATGGAATCCCTTTTTCTAGCACCTCAAGTCTGCTCATTTTCTTGGTTTCAAAACTGGGAAGAGATAAGAAATACTTGTTATTCTTGTGGAGAAATTGGATTGCAAGGCAAAAGAATAAGCAAAGAGAACTTGTTACAAGCCAAGGAATTGGTCAATGAAAGAGAAACTCCATTAAAGGTGAGGATTGAAGAACAAAGGCAACATGAAATGGTCTTGGAATGGAAAGGGACACAGTTGGTGAGTGTTTCAACTTGGACGAGAATTTTAAGTTTATAA